In the genome of Phyllobacterium zundukense, one region contains:
- a CDS encoding DapH/DapD/GlmU-related protein: MSEKMLGIAPTIHPTATVRDSTLGQYTEVGARTAIAETEFGDYSYIVHDGSIIYAKIGKFCSIAAFTRINPGNHATWRASQHHYSYRSRQFGFDLGDDDEFFQWRRDHKVNIGNDVWIGHGAVIMPGITIGDGAVVGSSAVVTKDVEPYTIVAGVPAKFIKRRHPEILAEKLISLAWWDWSHEKLGETLPDMRALSAKAFVEKYST; the protein is encoded by the coding sequence ATGAGCGAAAAGATGCTGGGGATTGCCCCGACAATTCACCCGACGGCAACCGTGCGGGATAGCACATTGGGGCAATATACAGAGGTTGGCGCGCGCACGGCCATCGCCGAAACAGAGTTCGGCGACTACAGTTATATCGTGCATGACGGCTCGATTATTTACGCAAAGATCGGCAAGTTTTGTTCGATCGCCGCCTTTACCCGCATCAATCCGGGAAATCATGCAACGTGGCGCGCTAGTCAGCATCACTACAGTTATCGCTCACGCCAGTTCGGTTTTGATCTTGGCGACGACGACGAATTCTTCCAATGGCGCCGTGATCACAAGGTAAACATTGGCAATGACGTCTGGATCGGTCATGGCGCCGTTATCATGCCGGGTATTACTATCGGGGACGGCGCTGTCGTTGGCTCTTCAGCAGTGGTGACCAAGGATGTCGAGCCATATACGATCGTTGCTGGCGTGCCGGCAAAATTCATCAAGCGCCGCCATCCGGAAATACTTGCGGAGAAGTTGATCTCTCTCGCCTGGTGGGACTGGAGTCACGAAAAGCTTGGAGAAACGCTTCCTGATATGCGTGCCCTGAGTGCCAAGGCCTTCGTCGAAAAGTATAGTACTTGA
- a CDS encoding formylmethanofuran dehydrogenase subunit A, producing the protein MLIRLTGGEVVDPVNGATEKRDVWISDGLLVDAPKGATADETHDVSGCIVMAGAIDIHSHIGGGNVNTARLLLPEHHRAHQVRPANTPLSNAGWSTFQTGTLYAQMGFTTVVEPAMAPYTALHTHLELADIPIIDKATLAILGNDDFTLSLLRNGKSSAMLDDYVAWVIGSTRALGVKVINAGAAAAFKENVRSFSLDDTVPEYGVSSRKIVKSLQASVTRLGVPHPLHVHANNLGIAGSVDTAAATIAATEGVPLHLAHLQFYGYGTEGKRKFSSEAARLAEAVNANPDVTIDIGQVMFGQTVTISSDVMRQFSAIGNASPKKTVILDGDGNGGGGIVPYRYKQDYYGSLQWAVGLELFLLITDPWRVYFTTDHPNGAPFTAYPELFELLMSSDARDAKSTELNATALGLTTLASVRREYTLEEIAIMTRAAPAKLLGLRDRGHLGAGAIADVAVYRRGRDIAKMFREAALVFKNGDLVVKNGKVTHYRWGKTLRLNPPPDKAMVKRMQAYHEERYGLSLDWFTFPDSAIQRPDPFAEVTS; encoded by the coding sequence ATGCTGATCCGTCTTACCGGCGGAGAGGTCGTCGATCCTGTCAACGGCGCGACAGAAAAGCGCGACGTCTGGATCAGCGACGGCCTGCTTGTCGATGCGCCGAAGGGCGCGACGGCGGATGAGACACACGACGTTTCGGGCTGCATCGTCATGGCCGGAGCTATCGATATCCATTCGCATATCGGTGGCGGCAATGTGAACACCGCGCGCTTGCTCTTGCCCGAGCATCACCGCGCGCATCAGGTTCGCCCGGCTAATACGCCACTGTCGAATGCCGGTTGGTCGACCTTCCAGACCGGCACCCTCTACGCACAGATGGGCTTCACAACCGTTGTCGAGCCAGCGATGGCGCCGTACACCGCACTGCACACGCATCTCGAACTCGCCGACATCCCGATCATCGACAAGGCGACGCTCGCGATCCTCGGCAATGACGATTTCACCCTGTCGCTCCTCCGCAATGGCAAGTCCTCGGCGATGCTCGACGATTATGTCGCTTGGGTCATCGGCTCGACCCGCGCCCTCGGCGTAAAGGTCATCAATGCCGGTGCTGCGGCGGCCTTCAAGGAGAATGTCCGCTCGTTCTCGCTGGATGATACCGTGCCGGAATACGGCGTCAGTTCGCGCAAGATCGTCAAGTCGCTGCAGGCATCGGTGACGCGGCTTGGCGTTCCGCATCCCTTGCATGTGCACGCCAACAATCTCGGCATTGCCGGCAGCGTCGATACGGCCGCCGCAACGATCGCCGCCACGGAAGGGGTGCCGCTGCATCTCGCCCACCTCCAGTTCTATGGCTATGGCACCGAGGGCAAGCGCAAGTTTTCGTCCGAGGCGGCACGGCTGGCGGAAGCCGTCAATGCCAACCCCGATGTCACCATCGATATCGGCCAGGTGATGTTCGGCCAGACGGTGACCATCTCGTCGGACGTGATGCGGCAGTTTTCCGCAATCGGCAATGCCAGCCCGAAAAAGACCGTGATTCTGGATGGCGATGGCAATGGCGGCGGCGGCATTGTGCCCTATCGCTATAAACAGGACTATTACGGCTCGCTGCAATGGGCCGTCGGCCTCGAGCTTTTCCTGCTCATCACCGATCCATGGCGCGTATATTTCACCACCGATCACCCGAACGGCGCGCCTTTCACCGCCTATCCGGAACTCTTCGAACTTTTGATGAGCAGCGATGCCCGCGATGCGAAATCCACAGAGCTCAATGCAACCGCGCTCGGGCTGACGACGCTCGCTTCGGTGCGCCGCGAATATACGCTGGAAGAGATCGCCATCATGACCCGTGCAGCACCGGCGAAGCTGCTTGGCCTCAGGGATCGCGGTCATCTCGGGGCAGGGGCCATCGCCGATGTCGCGGTCTATCGCAGGGGCAGGGACATCGCAAAAATGTTCCGCGAGGCGGCGCTGGTTTTCAAGAATGGCGATCTCGTCGTCAAGAACGGCAAGGTAACCCACTATCGCTGGGGCAAGACCCTGCGCCTCAACCCGCCGCCGGACAAGGCGATGGTCAAGCGCATGCAGGCCTACCACGAAGAGCGCTACGGTCTTTCGCTCGACTGGTTCACCTTCCCGGATTCCGCAATCCAGCGTCCGGACCCATTTGCGGAGGTGACTTCATGA
- a CDS encoding 4a-hydroxytetrahydrobiopterin dehydratase — protein sequence MTDEKKPKEKVYSESEITEKLKADLPHWRYENGWIRRKYKTHGWKSTLMVINTVGHLAEAAWHHPDLKASYAWVEVLLQNHAAKGITDKDFELATKIESVVHWQPGKEAGSLEGTPQTDQRFAYVKYDD from the coding sequence ATGACCGACGAGAAAAAGCCAAAGGAAAAGGTATATTCCGAAAGCGAAATTACTGAAAAGCTCAAGGCGGATTTGCCGCACTGGCGCTATGAGAACGGCTGGATTCGCCGCAAGTACAAGACCCATGGCTGGAAGTCGACCCTGATGGTGATCAACACCGTTGGCCACCTCGCCGAAGCCGCATGGCATCATCCGGATTTGAAGGCCTCCTACGCATGGGTCGAGGTCCTGCTGCAGAACCATGCCGCCAAGGGCATCACCGACAAGGATTTCGAGCTCGCCACAAAGATCGAGAGCGTTGTCCACTGGCAACCGGGCAAGGAGGCGGGATCGCTGGAAGGAACGCCGCAAACCGACCAGCGCTTCGCCTATGTTAAGTACGACGATTGA
- a CDS encoding amidohydrolase family protein, whose protein sequence is MLDCAFLLANRPEFDTDLPSAVRMMTSVPARVCGLDDRGEVLPGLRADLIRVHLADNIPVIRSVWRQGLLVN, encoded by the coding sequence ATGCTGGATTGCGCGTTTCTGCTGGCAAACCGGCCGGAATTCGACACTGACCTGCCTTCGGCTGTCCGCATGATGACCAGTGTTCCGGCGCGGGTCTGCGGTCTCGACGACCGCGGCGAAGTTCTTCCGGGCTTGCGTGCAGACCTTATTCGGGTACATCTGGCGGACAACATCCCCGTCATCCGCTCCGTGTGGCGGCAAGGGCTGCTCGTCAACTAA
- the fhcD gene encoding formylmethanofuran--tetrahydromethanopterin N-formyltransferase — protein sequence MHQLTRNGVLIDDTFAEAFGMRATAIIITAPTLKWARQAAITMTGFATSVIGCGCEAAIDRDLPASKTPDGQPGCRVMIFAMGTDELQKQLKNRLGQCVLTSPGSACFADLEGTAPLDLGNALRYFGDGWQISKKFGGKHYWRVPVMDGEFLCEATTGLTKLAVGGGNLLFLAADNAKAMRAAERAVAAIEKVPGAIMPFPGGVVRSGSKVGGKYKGMMASTNDAFAPTLRGVVNSALTPEVNAVLEIVIDGETNDAVAAAMRAGLKAVIELGPKRGAVRISAGNYGGKLGKFHYHLKDLLP from the coding sequence ATGCATCAGCTGACCCGCAATGGCGTTCTTATCGACGATACTTTTGCCGAAGCGTTCGGTATGCGCGCCACCGCGATCATCATCACGGCGCCGACATTGAAATGGGCACGGCAGGCAGCGATCACCATGACCGGCTTTGCGACGTCGGTCATCGGCTGCGGCTGCGAGGCGGCCATCGACAGGGATCTGCCGGCATCGAAAACTCCCGATGGCCAGCCCGGTTGCCGTGTCATGATTTTCGCTATGGGCACGGACGAATTGCAGAAGCAGTTGAAGAACCGTCTCGGCCAATGCGTGCTGACATCGCCCGGCAGCGCCTGCTTTGCCGATCTTGAGGGAACAGCACCGCTCGACCTCGGCAATGCGCTGCGTTACTTCGGCGATGGCTGGCAGATATCGAAGAAGTTTGGTGGCAAGCACTATTGGCGTGTACCCGTGATGGATGGCGAGTTCCTGTGCGAAGCGACAACGGGGCTGACCAAGCTTGCCGTCGGCGGCGGCAATCTGCTGTTTCTCGCCGCCGATAACGCCAAGGCCATGCGCGCCGCCGAGCGTGCGGTGGCCGCCATTGAAAAGGTTCCCGGCGCGATCATGCCGTTCCCGGGAGGCGTCGTCCGGTCGGGCTCGAAAGTCGGCGGCAAATATAAGGGCATGATGGCTTCGACCAATGATGCTTTCGCACCCACCCTGCGCGGTGTGGTCAATTCTGCACTGACGCCGGAGGTCAATGCGGTGCTGGAGATCGTCATTGATGGCGAAACCAACGACGCTGTGGCGGCTGCCATGCGCGCAGGGCTGAAAGCGGTCATCGAACTTGGCCCCAAGCGAGGTGCGGTTCGGATCAGCGCCGGTAACTACGGCGGCAAGCTCGGCAAGTTCCACTACCACCTGAAGGATCTGCTTCCATGA
- a CDS encoding formylmethanofuran dehydrogenase subunit C, translating into MKALTFSLRVDPEERLDLSALTPAGLAGLTDVQIEKLRVGTTRDPALVGDIFKVTGKDPESIIFEGGSARFDKVGTGLSSGAIRVTGNVGLEVGRKMSGGSLQIDGSAGDHAGSGMVDGRLEIKGNAGDDLGGPLAGEITGMEGGLLIVRGKAGNYAGERLRRGIIAVLKGCGDYAGYRMIAGSIVVTGRVGAMPGYLMKRGSLFLDRRPENLAPTFVDCGETDIAFSGVFDRFLIQEKIMDKPLLGARPGKFGGDVAVSGKGEILFRRGK; encoded by the coding sequence ATGAAAGCGCTGACCTTCTCGCTTCGTGTCGATCCGGAAGAACGTCTCGACCTGTCGGCTCTGACACCTGCCGGGCTGGCCGGGCTGACGGATGTGCAGATAGAAAAGCTGCGCGTTGGAACCACCCGCGATCCCGCCTTGGTGGGCGATATCTTCAAGGTGACCGGCAAGGATCCGGAGAGCATCATCTTCGAGGGCGGCAGTGCGCGCTTCGACAAGGTCGGTACCGGCTTGAGCAGTGGCGCCATCCGGGTAACGGGCAATGTCGGCCTTGAGGTCGGCAGGAAAATGTCCGGCGGCTCTCTGCAAATTGACGGCAGCGCCGGCGATCACGCGGGTTCCGGCATGGTTGATGGCCGGCTCGAGATCAAGGGCAATGCCGGAGACGATCTCGGCGGGCCGCTTGCCGGTGAAATCACCGGCATGGAAGGCGGCCTGCTGATTGTTCGCGGCAAGGCAGGAAACTATGCAGGCGAGAGATTGCGCCGCGGCATCATTGCCGTCCTCAAGGGCTGCGGTGACTATGCCGGCTACCGCATGATCGCCGGATCGATTGTCGTGACCGGCCGCGTTGGCGCGATGCCCGGTTACCTGATGAAACGCGGCTCCCTGTTCCTCGACCGCCGCCCGGAAAATCTTGCTCCGACCTTTGTCGACTGCGGCGAAACCGACATCGCCTTTTCGGGCGTGTTCGACAGGTTTCTTATCCAGGAGAAAATCATGGACAAGCCGCTGCTCGGTGCAAGACCGGGCAAATTTGGCGGCGATGTCGCCGTGTCCGGCAAGGGCGAGATTCTGTTCCGGCGCGGCAAATGA
- a CDS encoding MFS transporter translates to MKNRASPLAPFRHDIFRTVWLASLSSNFGSLIQSVGAAWMMTTISDSVDMVALVQASTALPIMLFSLVSGALADNFNRRRVMIVAQCFMLGVSVLLTLFSHFNLITPWLLLCFTFLIGCGTALNNPSWQASVGDMVPRNDLPNAVALNSMGFNITRSVGPAIGGVIVAIAGAAAAFAVNTISYLPLIYALFRWQPKYDANPLPRETLGRAISAGLRYVAMSPNIGKVIFRSFIFGLSASAVLALLPLVARDLVHGGPLVYGVMLGSFGIGAIAGALISARLREYLSSEAIVRIAFIGFAVSAGLTAVSNNVWPTNVALLLSGACWVLALSLFNVTVQLSTPRWVVGRALSLYQTTTFGGIAGGSWLWGVAAGEYGADRALLASSIVMLFGAAIGLRYALPEFKTLNLDPLNRFSEPLLKLDLKPRSGPIVIMIDYVITEDDVPDFLEVMAARRRVRIRDGAGHWALMRDLENPEIWTESYHTPTWVEYVRHNQRRTQADAAIGDRIRALHRGLSEPRVHRMIERQTILPHDIAAHKTPIDLS, encoded by the coding sequence GTGAAAAACCGGGCATCGCCACTCGCGCCATTCAGACATGATATTTTCAGGACCGTCTGGCTTGCGAGCCTTTCCTCCAATTTCGGTTCCCTGATCCAGTCAGTCGGCGCGGCCTGGATGATGACAACCATCTCCGATTCCGTCGACATGGTTGCACTGGTGCAGGCTTCGACGGCATTGCCTATCATGTTGTTTTCGTTGGTATCCGGCGCTCTTGCCGACAATTTCAACCGCCGCCGGGTCATGATTGTCGCGCAGTGTTTCATGCTGGGCGTATCGGTCTTACTGACCCTGTTTTCTCACTTCAACCTGATCACGCCATGGCTGCTGCTTTGCTTCACTTTCTTGATCGGGTGCGGGACGGCGCTGAACAACCCTTCATGGCAAGCGTCGGTGGGGGATATGGTACCGCGCAATGATTTGCCGAATGCGGTCGCATTGAACAGCATGGGCTTCAATATCACCCGGAGCGTTGGCCCGGCCATCGGCGGTGTGATTGTCGCTATAGCAGGCGCGGCGGCGGCGTTTGCAGTCAATACTATAAGTTATTTGCCATTGATTTATGCATTGTTCCGCTGGCAGCCAAAATACGACGCCAATCCTTTGCCGCGCGAGACTCTGGGGCGGGCGATTTCCGCCGGTTTGCGCTACGTCGCGATGTCCCCGAACATCGGAAAGGTGATTTTTCGCAGCTTCATTTTCGGCCTCTCCGCCAGCGCCGTTCTCGCTCTTTTACCATTGGTGGCGCGCGATCTCGTCCATGGCGGCCCGCTGGTTTACGGTGTCATGCTCGGCTCCTTCGGCATCGGGGCGATCGCCGGTGCATTGATCAGCGCGCGTCTGCGGGAATATTTGTCGAGCGAAGCCATTGTTCGCATTGCCTTTATTGGCTTCGCAGTGAGTGCCGGCCTCACCGCAGTCAGCAACAATGTCTGGCCGACCAATGTCGCATTGCTGCTTTCCGGTGCATGCTGGGTGCTTGCGCTTTCGCTCTTCAACGTAACGGTACAGCTCTCGACACCGCGTTGGGTAGTCGGCCGCGCATTGTCGCTTTATCAGACGACTACCTTTGGCGGCATCGCCGGCGGCAGCTGGTTATGGGGTGTTGCGGCGGGCGAGTATGGCGCAGACAGGGCACTGCTCGCTTCAAGTATAGTCATGTTGTTCGGCGCGGCAATTGGCCTGCGCTATGCTTTGCCAGAGTTTAAAACGCTCAATCTCGATCCGCTCAATCGGTTCAGCGAGCCGCTGCTGAAACTCGACCTGAAACCGCGCAGCGGCCCCATCGTCATCATGATAGATTATGTTATCACCGAGGACGATGTCCCTGATTTCCTTGAGGTTATGGCGGCGCGGCGGCGGGTCCGCATTCGCGACGGGGCAGGGCATTGGGCGCTGATGCGCGATCTGGAGAACCCTGAAATCTGGACCGAAAGTTACCACACGCCGACCTGGGTCGAGTATGTGCGTCACAATCAGCGGCGAACCCAGGCTGACGCCGCCATCGGCGATCGGATTCGCGCGTTGCATCGCGGTCTGTCGGAACCGCGCGTGCATCGCATGATCGAGCGCCAAACCATCCTGCCGCACGATATTGCCGCGCACAAGACGCCGATTGATCTGTCCTGA
- a CDS encoding tungsten formylmethanofuran dehydrogenase — translation MSVAWVGSQPVPLTDAVRNAAKLLASSRCPVFTLDADVHGTRSAIALAERLGGAYDHAAGDVLAREVALFTDHGGMFTVPGEARRRSSLIVIVGEIPSTHHELLQAWADSQPDLGDKHKRSWFHIDGTETTEAGKLARKLKAVPLRGEGLSLPAALGVLRAGLQGQRIAASLTNIDRFKKALTTAQFPVFVFSGTSGETAGLVMLQGLIADLNKTGRASSVFLPADDDAWGTALTSLWMTGFPPRTGFSNSLPSYDPGRWDIQRMIRDKEADLHVWMSTRGGETPPRGGEDTADIAEQNQ, via the coding sequence ATGTCGGTTGCATGGGTTGGCAGCCAGCCGGTACCTTTGACGGATGCTGTTCGGAATGCTGCAAAGCTTCTGGCGTCCAGCCGTTGTCCAGTTTTCACCCTCGATGCGGATGTGCATGGTACGCGCAGTGCCATTGCGCTCGCCGAAAGGTTAGGCGGCGCTTACGATCATGCGGCAGGCGATGTGCTTGCCAGAGAGGTCGCGCTGTTCACCGATCATGGCGGCATGTTCACGGTGCCGGGAGAAGCGCGCCGCCGTTCCAGCCTGATCGTCATCGTCGGCGAAATCCCTTCGACCCATCACGAACTCCTGCAGGCCTGGGCGGATTCGCAGCCGGATCTCGGCGACAAGCACAAGCGCAGCTGGTTCCATATCGATGGAACCGAAACGACTGAGGCTGGCAAGCTCGCCCGCAAGTTGAAAGCTGTACCACTGCGCGGAGAGGGACTGTCTCTGCCTGCCGCGCTTGGCGTGCTTCGCGCCGGGCTGCAGGGCCAGCGCATTGCTGCCTCCTTGACCAATATCGACCGCTTCAAGAAGGCCCTGACCACGGCGCAATTCCCCGTTTTCGTCTTCTCGGGCACGTCGGGCGAAACAGCAGGCCTCGTCATGCTGCAGGGCCTGATTGCCGATCTGAACAAGACCGGCCGCGCCAGCAGCGTGTTTCTACCCGCCGATGACGATGCGTGGGGCACGGCACTTACGTCACTTTGGATGACGGGCTTTCCGCCCCGAACAGGTTTCTCGAATAGCCTCCCAAGCTATGACCCCGGGCGATGGGACATCCAGCGCATGATCCGCGACAAGGAAGCGGACCTTCATGTCTGGATGTCGACGAGGGGCGGCGAAACTCCCCCTCGGGGGGGGGAAGATACCGCTGATATCGCTGAGCAAAACCAATAG
- a CDS encoding YybH family protein codes for MTTHDEKTAVATVIEDWSKAISNKNAAQVLSHLADDVVQFTLAPPLRYQGKEAEDLQGWFDTWEGPIGIESRDMAISAGSDVAFATSLVRMSGAKTDGEKPDVWFRQTLGLIKQNGTWKIVHQHASVPFYMDGSFRAAVDLKP; via the coding sequence ATGACCACGCACGACGAGAAAACCGCAGTCGCGACTGTAATAGAGGACTGGTCGAAAGCAATCAGCAACAAGAATGCCGCGCAAGTCTTGTCTCATCTTGCCGATGATGTTGTACAGTTCACGCTCGCTCCACCACTGCGATATCAGGGCAAGGAGGCTGAAGACCTGCAAGGCTGGTTCGATACGTGGGAAGGGCCAATCGGCATTGAATCGCGAGACATGGCGATCTCAGCCGGCAGTGACGTGGCTTTCGCCACAAGTCTCGTCCGCATGTCAGGAGCGAAGACCGACGGCGAGAAGCCCGATGTCTGGTTTCGCCAAACACTCGGCTTGATCAAGCAGAATGGCACATGGAAAATCGTGCATCAGCACGCCTCCGTACCATTCTACATGGATGGCAGTTTCAGGGCTGCCGTCGATCTGAAGCCATAA
- a CDS encoding RNA polymerase sigma factor: MNDTNWIDAALVAARPQAVGALLRYFRNLDTAEEAFQEACLRALKNWGKNGPPRDPTAWLIFVGRNSAIDVVRRQVKQQPLPPEELLSDLEDAETAIVEKIDGSDYRDDILRLLFICCHPDLPATQQIPLALRIVSGLSVRQIARAFLVGESAMEQRITRAKSRIGAGEIPFETPGPIERAERLAAVAAMVYLIFNEGYSTGSTEAQARSPLCDEAIRLSRLLLRIFPTEPEIMGLTALLLLQSARSDARFDTDGSVVLLENQDRDLWNRSMINEGLALIDKAMRHRAPGPYQIQAAIAALHARAKRAEDTDWAEIDLLYAALERLTPSPVITLNRAVAVAKVRGPAEALALIEPLEDRLSGYFHFFGVKGGLLMKIGRTGEAREAFNRAISLASTAAEAAHIRMHLDRLARD; the protein is encoded by the coding sequence ATGAATGACACGAACTGGATAGACGCAGCTCTGGTTGCCGCGCGCCCACAGGCAGTCGGCGCATTGCTTCGCTACTTCCGCAACCTCGATACGGCAGAGGAAGCATTTCAAGAGGCCTGCCTTCGCGCGCTGAAAAACTGGGGAAAGAATGGTCCGCCGCGAGATCCCACTGCGTGGTTGATCTTTGTTGGCCGCAATAGTGCGATCGACGTCGTCCGGCGGCAGGTGAAACAACAGCCTCTACCACCCGAGGAGCTTCTGTCCGACCTGGAAGACGCGGAAACCGCTATCGTCGAAAAGATAGACGGTTCCGACTACCGCGACGATATCTTGCGCCTGCTGTTCATTTGCTGTCACCCCGATCTCCCTGCAACCCAGCAAATTCCCTTGGCTCTCCGGATCGTGTCAGGCCTGTCTGTCCGGCAGATCGCCCGAGCGTTTCTCGTTGGCGAGAGTGCAATGGAGCAGCGGATAACACGTGCAAAGAGTCGCATTGGAGCTGGCGAAATACCCTTCGAAACGCCTGGGCCGATCGAACGGGCCGAACGGCTCGCAGCGGTCGCGGCCATGGTCTACCTGATCTTCAACGAAGGCTATTCGACCGGTAGTACTGAGGCACAAGCACGATCACCACTATGTGACGAAGCAATCCGCCTGTCGCGATTGCTACTGCGCATCTTCCCGACTGAGCCGGAAATTATGGGATTGACCGCACTCCTCCTGCTGCAAAGTGCCCGCTCTGATGCCCGCTTTGATACGGATGGTTCGGTTGTACTGCTGGAGAACCAGGATCGCGATCTCTGGAATCGCAGTATGATCAATGAAGGGTTGGCGCTGATCGACAAGGCAATGCGCCATAGAGCGCCCGGTCCCTATCAGATTCAGGCGGCAATCGCCGCGTTGCATGCACGGGCCAAGCGCGCGGAGGACACGGATTGGGCCGAGATCGATCTGCTTTACGCAGCACTCGAGAGGCTGACCCCTTCGCCCGTCATCACGCTCAATCGTGCGGTCGCCGTCGCGAAGGTGCGAGGTCCCGCCGAAGCGCTGGCGCTGATCGAGCCTCTGGAGGACAGGCTCTCCGGGTATTTTCATTTCTTCGGTGTCAAGGGTGGCCTCCTGATGAAGATAGGCCGTACCGGCGAAGCTCGCGAGGCGTTCAATCGGGCGATCTCTCTCGCCAGTACGGCCGCAGAAGCCGCCCACATCCGAATGCATCTTGATCGGCTCGCGCGAGACTGA
- a CDS encoding alpha-D-ribose 1-methylphosphonate 5-triphosphate diphosphatase has product MTEMLVTNARLVLADRTLDGAMSVRDGLIRDIGEGPSAVADGVDFEGDFLIPGFVELHTDNLEKHLQPRPGVMWPSSAASVVGHDVQIAGAGITTVFDAVAVGEYSSASARRQMITTTVETVANPRVREVLRSEHLLHLRCELADPAVLDIYEPIADNPYVKLVSLMDHTPGQRQWADLAKWRQFNRDKKWTDLEFDQMVADRIAAQSQYVSHYRAAVIDLAREHGTVLASHDDTTPEHVDEAMNDGISISEFPTSIDAAAHAHRRGMKVVMGAPNVVRGGSHSGNVSAIDLVQRDLLDGLSSDYVPSSLMQSVFLLNQSAGIDLAKAVSFVSANPARMVGLNDRGVIEIGKRADFSRVRLIDGVPVILSVWREGRRVS; this is encoded by the coding sequence ATGACCGAAATGCTCGTCACCAACGCCCGGCTGGTTCTGGCGGATCGAACTCTTGACGGGGCCATGAGCGTTCGCGATGGCCTGATCCGGGATATCGGAGAAGGACCGAGCGCCGTTGCTGATGGCGTTGATTTTGAAGGCGATTTTCTCATTCCTGGCTTCGTCGAACTGCACACCGACAACCTTGAAAAGCATCTGCAGCCGCGGCCCGGGGTCATGTGGCCCTCAAGTGCTGCATCGGTGGTTGGGCACGATGTGCAGATTGCCGGCGCTGGGATTACCACAGTATTCGATGCTGTCGCGGTTGGCGAGTATTCTTCCGCAAGTGCACGCCGCCAGATGATCACAACTACTGTGGAAACTGTTGCTAATCCGCGTGTAAGAGAAGTACTTCGCAGCGAGCATCTCTTGCATCTGCGCTGCGAGCTCGCAGATCCGGCTGTGCTCGATATTTACGAGCCGATTGCGGACAATCCTTACGTCAAGCTCGTCTCATTGATGGATCATACACCCGGGCAGCGGCAATGGGCAGATCTCGCCAAATGGCGGCAATTCAATCGCGACAAAAAATGGACGGATCTCGAATTCGATCAGATGGTTGCGGATCGAATTGCGGCACAATCTCAATATGTTAGTCACTATCGTGCCGCCGTGATCGACCTTGCTCGCGAGCACGGCACCGTGCTGGCCAGTCACGATGACACAACGCCGGAGCACGTCGACGAAGCCATGAACGACGGCATCTCCATATCGGAGTTTCCGACAAGTATAGATGCCGCAGCCCATGCCCACCGGCGCGGCATGAAAGTCGTGATGGGTGCACCGAATGTGGTCCGTGGCGGGTCGCATTCAGGCAACGTCTCGGCGATCGATCTGGTGCAGCGGGATCTTCTTGACGGGCTCTCATCCGACTATGTGCCTTCCAGCCTGATGCAATCGGTGTTTTTGCTCAACCAAAGCGCAGGAATCGATCTTGCCAAGGCTGTATCGTTCGTTTCAGCCAATCCGGCTCGGATGGTCGGCTTGAACGACCGTGGCGTTATTGAGATAGGCAAGCGGGCCGATTTCAGCAGAGTTCGGCTGATAGATGGCGTTCCGGTCATATTGAGCGTGTGGCGGGAAGGAAGGCGCGTCTCCTGA